The following proteins are encoded in a genomic region of Coffea eugenioides isolate CCC68of chromosome 6, Ceug_1.0, whole genome shotgun sequence:
- the LOC113774263 gene encoding raucaffricine-O-beta-D-glucosidase-like — MAANGNITSELSRADFGEDFIFGSASSAYQMEGAAEEGGRGPSIWDKFTEQRPDKVVDGSNGNVAIDQYHRYKEDVQMMKKIGLDAYRFSISWPRVLPGGRLSAGVNKEGIRYYNDLVDELLANGIKPFVTLFHWDVPQTLEDEYGGFLCRRIVDDFREFAELCFWEFGDRVKHWMTLNEPWTFAYSGYTTGGHAPGRGVSTAEHIKEGNTGHRCNHLFSGIPVDGNPGTEPYVVAHHLLLANAEAVKVYRKYFKGQEGKIGITLVSQWWEPLNDTPQDKEAVERAADFMFGWFMSPITYGDYPKRMRDIVKSRLPKFSEEESQNLKGSFDFLGLNYYTAIYASDASGTKSELLSYATDQQVKTQTVGPDGKTDIGPRAASKWLYIYPLGIYKLLQYVKTHYNSPLIFITENGVDEENDPGLTVSKARIDKTRIKYHHDHLAYVKQAVDVDKVNVKGYFIWSLLDNFEWSEGYTARFGIIHVNFKNKNARYPKESALWFMKFLAKRNAVNDPSPTETTKRALQNAGLADQENPKKKILKT; from the exons atggcagcaaatggcaATATCACAAGTGAGCTCAGCCGTGCTGATTTCGGAGAGGACTTCATTTTTGGAAGTGCATCGTCTGCTTACCAG ATGGAAGGTGCAGCCGAAGAAGGTGGCAGAGGCCCTAGTATATGGGATAAATTTACTGAACAAAGACCTGATAAAGTGGTCGATGGAAGTAATGGAAATGTGGCTATTGATCAATATCATCGTTACAAG GAAGATGTCCAAATGATGAAGAAAATTGGCTTAGATGCATACCGATTTTCAATCTCCTGGCCCAGAGTACTGCCTG GCGGAAGACTAAGTGCTGGTGTGAACAAAGAAGGAATCCGGTACTACAACGATCTTGTTGATGAGCTCCTAGCTAATG GTATCAAGCCTTTCGTGACTCTTTTCCATTGGGATGTACCACAAACTCTGGAAGATGAATACGGCGGTTTCCTCTGTCGAAGGATAGT GGATGACTTTCGAGAATTTGCTGAGCTATGTTTTTGGGAATTCGGTGATCGTGTGAAACATTGGATGACATTGAATGAGCCGTGGACTTTTGCCTATAGTGGCTACACCACTGGTGGCCATGCACCCGGTAGGGGTGTATCCACAGCAGAACATATCAAAGAAGGCAATACTGGACACAGATGCAACCATCTATTTTCAGGCATTCCTGTGGATGGTAATCCTGGCACAGAGCCATACGTGGTAGCACACCATTTGCTACTTGCTAACGCTGAAGCTGTAAAAGTGTACCGCAAATACTTTAAG GGTCAAGAAGGGAAGATAGGAATAACCCTAGTGTCACAATGGTGGGAACCTCTTAATGATACTCCACAGGACAAGGAAGCGGTTGAGCGGGCGGCTGATTTTATGTTCGGATG GTTTATGTCACCAATAACCTATGGTGACTATCCAAAAAGGATGAGGGATATTGTGAAGTCACGCCTTCCAAAATTTTCAGAAGAAGAGAGCCAAAATTTGAAAGGGTCTTTTGATTTTCTTGGATTGAATTATTATACTGCTATATATGCTAGTGATGCATCCGGGACCAAAAGTGAACTTTTAAGCTATGCCACTGATCAACAAGTTAAGACTCAAA CGGTAGGTCCTGATGGCAAAACAGACATTGGCCCAAGG GCTGCCTCTAAATGGCTATACATTTATCCTCTTGGGATTTACAAGCTCTTACAATACGTCAAAACACATTACAACAGTCCGCTTATTTTCATTACTGAAAATG GTGTTGATGAGGAAAATGATCCAGGTCTTACTGTATCAAAAGCTCGTATTGATAAGACAAGGATCAAATATCATCATGATCATCTGGCGTATGTAAAACAAGCTGTGGATGT GGATAAAGTTAATGTCAAAGGTTACTTTATATGGTCATTGCTCGACAACTTTGAATGGTCCGAGGGCTATACAGCTCGTTTCGGGATTATTCATGTAaacttcaaaaataaaaatgcaagaTATCCAAAGGAGTCAGCTTTATGGTTCATGAAATTCCTCGCTAAGCGCAATGCTGTCAATGATCCATCTCCAACAGAGACAACCAAAAGGGCACTTCAAAATGCAGGATTAGCTGATCAAGAAAACCCTAAGAAGAAGATCCTCAAAACTTGA